One part of the Armatimonadota bacterium genome encodes these proteins:
- a CDS encoding cysteine desulfurase family protein codes for MTYFDHAATTPLASEVLEEMMPFLTAAYGNPSSIHSLGQEAKCALDVARDRVAGLLHAQAREIVFTSGGTEADNLAIRGSLWQNENKGRHLVVSSIEHEAVLDTAESMRVLGWDVTLLPVDRAAVVQPDALKDAMRPDTTLVSVMTANNEVGTIQPIAELAAIAHEAGALFHTDAVQAIGAIDVAPNEMGVDLLSLSGHKLYGPKGIGALWVRHGMRLAVQMTGGGQERERRSGTENVAAIVGLGKACEMAAEGLLNGAPGRLSALRDHLISGLMSAVPGAVLTGHPSRRLPGSASFLFPWVEGEAILLNLDFEGFCVSSGSACSAGAIEPSHVLLAMGFSPDDARGALRLTLGRDNTEADVDRLLGVLPGIVQRLRDLRPGG; via the coding sequence ATGACTTATTTCGATCACGCGGCAACCACGCCTCTGGCGTCGGAGGTGCTGGAGGAGATGATGCCGTTCCTCACGGCGGCCTACGGCAACCCGTCCAGCATCCATTCTCTTGGGCAGGAAGCCAAGTGCGCTCTGGACGTCGCGCGCGACCGCGTTGCCGGCCTCTTGCACGCTCAGGCCCGCGAAATCGTATTCACTTCCGGGGGAACCGAGGCGGACAACCTGGCGATACGCGGGTCGCTGTGGCAGAACGAAAACAAGGGACGCCACTTGGTGGTCTCGTCCATCGAGCACGAGGCCGTACTGGACACGGCGGAGAGCATGCGCGTTCTCGGCTGGGACGTTACGCTCCTTCCGGTGGATCGCGCCGCCGTCGTTCAACCGGACGCTTTGAAGGACGCGATGCGCCCCGACACCACCCTGGTGTCCGTGATGACGGCGAACAACGAGGTGGGGACGATCCAGCCGATCGCCGAACTCGCCGCGATAGCGCATGAAGCCGGCGCGCTGTTCCATACCGATGCGGTTCAGGCGATTGGGGCGATTGATGTCGCTCCGAACGAGATGGGTGTGGATCTGCTGAGCCTCAGCGGGCACAAGCTGTACGGGCCGAAGGGCATCGGCGCGTTGTGGGTGCGCCACGGTATGCGCCTGGCGGTTCAGATGACGGGTGGGGGACAGGAACGCGAGCGCCGCAGCGGCACGGAGAACGTGGCGGCCATCGTCGGACTGGGCAAGGCGTGTGAAATGGCCGCGGAGGGACTGCTGAACGGGGCGCCTGGGCGCCTCTCCGCGCTGCGCGACCATCTGATATCCGGTTTGATGTCCGCCGTTCCCGGCGCCGTCCTCACGGGACACCCCTCTCGGCGTCTGCCGGGAAGCGCGAGTTTCCTCTTCCCCTGGGTAGAGGGCGAGGCTATCCTGCTGAACCTCGACTTCGAGGGCTTCTGTGTGAGCAGCGGCAGCGCGTGCAGCGCCGGCGCCATCGAACCGAGCCACGTGCTCCTGGCGATGGGCTTCAGCCCGGATGATGCGCGCGGCGCGCTGCGATTGACGCTCGGTCGTGATAACACGGAAGCGGACGTCGATCGACTGCTGGGCGTGCTTCCGGGAATCGTCCAGCGGCTTCGAGACCTGCGGCCCGGCGGCTAA
- a CDS encoding DUF5658 family protein encodes MSRRTQFGLYLLLTVADFAATVFLVTNGYADEANPFINGFTALFSSFALGLAIYKTAVTISLVFLLRQVNRQSPAASRRLLFFANAVMLGISGWHIACLHAVKVI; translated from the coding sequence ATGTCTCGACGAACACAGTTTGGCTTGTATCTTCTCCTCACCGTGGCGGACTTCGCTGCCACGGTCTTCCTCGTCACAAACGGTTACGCCGACGAAGCCAACCCGTTTATCAACGGGTTCACCGCATTGTTCTCATCGTTCGCGCTCGGCCTGGCCATATACAAGACCGCCGTTACCATCTCACTGGTTTTCCTGTTGCGCCAGGTAAATAGACAGAGCCCCGCGGCTTCCAGGCGGCTCCTCTTCTTCGCCAACGCTGTCATGCTCGGGATCAGCGGCTGGCACATCGCCTGCCTCCACGCCGTGAAGGTGATCTGA
- a CDS encoding tetratricopeptide repeat protein, giving the protein MAANTKEMSMAVNIPPNAPQHVYAAAAEQALEWGRADGALEVSNLGLSRHPAYTGLRVFRGEALIKHNRYSEAEEDLRAVLASEPQHPRALKAICYLLMDRQRYREALVFLERAEFVIMGDAEIIEWLGVAEQRAGQEPEAPPPPPSFLFSPEAQSRVQEVLALNGVKSVLLECGGDNRLFGETSTPAADDLKRMGVLEASAAGVLHDCGFGDLTDVSLHSEETICTSRRGPKGVMRVAADAQLREGLIAWHLTKALAEGTA; this is encoded by the coding sequence ATGGCAGCAAACACCAAAGAAATGAGCATGGCGGTTAATATCCCGCCCAACGCCCCCCAGCACGTTTACGCGGCCGCCGCGGAACAGGCGCTGGAGTGGGGCCGAGCCGATGGCGCGCTCGAGGTGAGCAATCTCGGGCTTTCCCGCCACCCTGCTTACACGGGGCTCCGCGTGTTTCGCGGCGAAGCGCTGATCAAGCATAACCGCTACAGTGAGGCCGAAGAGGATCTGCGCGCGGTGCTCGCCTCCGAGCCGCAGCATCCACGCGCCCTGAAAGCGATCTGCTATCTCCTGATGGACCGGCAGCGCTACCGTGAGGCCCTTGTCTTCCTTGAGCGCGCCGAATTCGTCATCATGGGCGATGCTGAGATCATCGAATGGCTGGGCGTTGCCGAACAGCGGGCCGGGCAGGAGCCCGAGGCGCCACCGCCGCCGCCCAGTTTCCTGTTCTCGCCCGAGGCTCAGAGCCGGGTCCAGGAAGTGCTTGCACTGAATGGCGTGAAGTCCGTGCTGCTGGAGTGCGGGGGCGACAACAGGCTGTTTGGTGAAACCTCCACTCCCGCCGCCGACGATCTGAAGCGCATGGGGGTGCTGGAGGCCAGCGCGGCCGGCGTGCTGCACGATTGTGGTTTCGGCGACCTGACCGACGTTTCCCTGCACAGCGAGGAGACCATCTGTACATCCCGGCGCGGTCCGAAAGGCGTCATGAGAGTCGCCGCGGATGCGCAGCTTCGGGAGGGCCTCATTGCGTGGCATCTGACGAAGGCATTAGCGGAGGGTACCGCGTGA
- the rpoB gene encoding DNA-directed RNA polymerase subunit beta — translation MATKPRTEDGLNAAFSPVVPIPNLIEIQLASFQWFLEDGLRGLFRNFSPIKDFTETLELELVDYHLEQPKYSQDECRQRDMTYEAPIKVQVRLHSREDGVLKDVVESEVYMGALPLMTEQGTFIINGAERVVVSQLARSPGVYFRDNIDYSGRTLYYATVIPSEGAWTDVETETSDVITVRVGQTKKFPITTLLRALNFMQDPKLTSISEIPWKSAEGLPAAVGMADPVSGEVIVERGAIITPEAIKKAKKANLGPNVMVHELPFKATTDAEIMELFGTRVVIEQPKAEDIVGKLPIADLKGIDGKVVAHAYKRIEQKQANDIIAGEPEQLELLDVSRYVTATLEADPTKDENTALLDIYKKIRPGDPATLESARNLLRSVYYDVRRYDLARVGRFKLNRKLGVNVDIGNVALTRTDIIAIIRYIIRLADGDTTASVDDIDHLANKRVRSVGELLQNQLRLGFLRMEKVARERMTSVDADHAIPQVILSVKPISASIKSFFGSSQLSQFMDQHNPLAELTHKRRLSALGPGGLSRQSAKLEVRDVHHSHYGRICPIETPEGPNIGLIGSMAVYTHINEFGFLEAPYYVVKDGVVTEEVVYLTADSEEAFNIVPSGTPLKDNGDGTHAFLSDMVQVRHHGRFPTLDPSEVHLMDISPMQVFSPATSLIPFLENDDANRALMGSNMQRQAVPVIKTDAPIVGTGLETRVAVDSGAVIIAKRAGKIKSVTSERIKVEVLAAKAVTAGPHPLSELLGQSLLTDLVDPETGEVFYTPADGEITPKTVESAPEGFIVDVPAPGLDAIYEIDEYRLENMRRSNQATCIRQVAIVKTDQRVRVGQPMADGPCTDQGRLALGQNLLVAFMTWGGYNYEDAIILSQRIVKEDIFSSIHIEKYEVEARDTKLGPEEITRDIPNVSEDSLKDLDEYGIIRIGADVGPEDILVGKVAPKSQGEQSAEERLIIAIFGKKAEETRDVSLRVPHGEKGKIIDVKVFSRFKYECERCKAIFDYSKKPDRLLCDRCGGDLERLPGDELPAGVNQLVRVYIAQKRKIMEGDKMAGRHGNKGVISRICPIEEMPFMPDGTPVDIVLNPLGVPSRMNIGQVMETHLGLVGRVLGKTYDEHIFRGDKEHEILDEIRTLVDHFRNRRLREYANDELSLNIAADETTPVAEVLSQILEALKGLSPEDSDALATQLGVGGRIPSGDLVEKTADGTIIRLSPSIVTDLETPITAEDILARIKANVYERVGLNPDTGKCQLISGQTGEPYECETMVGQIYMLKLLHLVEDKIHARSTGPYSLVTQQPLGGKAQFGGQRFGEMEVWALEAYGAAYTLQEILTIKSDDVLGRVKTYESIVKGDQIMEPGVPESFKILVNELQSLCLKVTVEDAADREIDLRLQEDEQLEAAERAGAPRLAQSRYGGDL, via the coding sequence ATGGCCACCAAGCCTCGGACGGAAGACGGCCTAAATGCCGCCTTTTCGCCCGTCGTCCCTATCCCCAATCTGATCGAAATTCAACTCGCGTCCTTCCAGTGGTTTCTGGAAGATGGACTGCGAGGGCTTTTCCGCAACTTCTCACCTATCAAGGACTTCACCGAAACGCTGGAACTGGAACTGGTGGATTACCACCTGGAACAGCCGAAGTACTCGCAGGACGAGTGCCGCCAGCGTGACATGACCTATGAAGCGCCCATCAAGGTGCAGGTCCGCCTCCACTCCCGCGAGGACGGTGTCCTCAAGGACGTTGTGGAGAGCGAGGTCTACATGGGCGCGCTTCCGCTTATGACGGAGCAAGGCACGTTTATCATTAACGGCGCCGAGCGCGTTGTCGTCTCCCAGTTGGCACGGTCACCCGGTGTTTACTTCAGAGACAACATCGACTACTCCGGCCGCACCCTTTATTACGCCACCGTCATCCCCAGCGAAGGCGCCTGGACCGACGTCGAAACGGAAACGTCCGACGTAATCACCGTTCGCGTCGGCCAGACCAAGAAGTTCCCCATCACCACCCTGCTTCGCGCCCTGAACTTCATGCAGGACCCGAAACTCACCAGCATCTCCGAGATACCCTGGAAATCCGCGGAGGGCCTGCCCGCCGCCGTCGGGATGGCCGATCCGGTCTCCGGCGAGGTCATCGTCGAGCGCGGGGCCATCATCACGCCAGAGGCCATCAAGAAGGCGAAGAAAGCCAACCTCGGCCCGAACGTAATGGTGCACGAACTGCCGTTCAAGGCGACTACGGACGCAGAGATCATGGAACTGTTCGGAACGCGCGTGGTCATCGAACAGCCGAAGGCGGAAGACATCGTCGGCAAACTGCCCATCGCGGACCTGAAGGGTATCGACGGCAAGGTGGTTGCTCACGCGTACAAGCGCATCGAGCAGAAGCAGGCAAACGACATCATCGCCGGCGAACCCGAACAGCTCGAACTGCTGGACGTGAGCCGCTACGTAACCGCCACCCTGGAAGCGGACCCCACCAAGGACGAAAACACCGCCCTGCTGGATATCTATAAGAAGATCCGCCCGGGCGATCCGGCCACACTGGAAAGCGCGCGCAACCTGTTGCGCAGCGTTTACTACGACGTGCGCCGTTACGACCTGGCGCGCGTGGGACGCTTCAAGCTGAATCGCAAGCTCGGCGTCAATGTGGATATCGGCAACGTGGCGCTTACCCGCACGGATATCATCGCGATCATCCGGTACATCATCCGTCTGGCCGACGGTGACACGACCGCCAGTGTGGACGACATCGACCACCTGGCGAACAAGCGCGTCCGCTCCGTCGGTGAACTCCTTCAGAACCAGCTGCGCCTCGGCTTCCTTCGGATGGAGAAGGTCGCCAGGGAGCGCATGACTTCCGTGGACGCGGACCACGCGATCCCACAGGTCATCCTGAGCGTCAAGCCGATCTCCGCCAGCATCAAGTCGTTCTTCGGCAGTTCGCAGTTGAGCCAGTTCATGGATCAGCACAATCCGCTGGCCGAGCTGACGCACAAGCGCCGCCTGTCCGCCCTCGGACCCGGCGGTTTGAGCCGCCAGAGCGCCAAACTGGAAGTCCGCGACGTCCACCACAGCCATTACGGCCGCATCTGTCCGATCGAGACCCCGGAAGGCCCGAACATCGGCCTCATCGGCTCGATGGCCGTGTACACGCACATCAATGAGTTCGGATTCCTGGAAGCGCCGTATTACGTCGTCAAAGACGGAGTCGTCACCGAAGAAGTTGTCTACCTGACGGCGGACTCGGAAGAGGCGTTCAACATCGTCCCGTCCGGCACACCGCTGAAGGACAACGGCGACGGCACGCACGCCTTCCTGTCCGACATGGTTCAGGTGCGCCACCATGGCCGGTTCCCGACGCTTGACCCGAGCGAGGTCCACCTGATGGACATCTCGCCGATGCAGGTGTTTTCACCCGCCACATCGCTGATCCCATTCCTGGAAAACGACGACGCGAACCGGGCCCTGATGGGCTCGAACATGCAGCGCCAGGCCGTGCCTGTCATCAAGACCGACGCTCCCATCGTGGGCACCGGGCTTGAAACCAGGGTCGCGGTCGATTCCGGCGCCGTCATCATCGCCAAGCGGGCGGGCAAGATTAAGAGTGTTACGAGCGAGCGGATCAAGGTGGAAGTCCTCGCGGCCAAAGCCGTAACGGCGGGGCCGCACCCACTGTCGGAACTGCTTGGGCAATCGCTGCTGACCGATCTGGTCGACCCCGAAACCGGCGAGGTGTTCTACACCCCGGCGGATGGCGAGATCACGCCGAAAACAGTCGAGAGCGCGCCGGAGGGCTTCATCGTTGACGTTCCGGCCCCGGGCCTTGACGCGATATATGAAATCGACGAATACCGCCTGGAGAACATGCGCCGCAGCAACCAGGCGACGTGTATTCGCCAGGTAGCCATTGTCAAGACCGATCAGCGCGTTCGCGTTGGCCAGCCGATGGCGGACGGCCCGTGTACGGACCAGGGCAGACTGGCCCTCGGCCAGAACCTTCTCGTCGCCTTTATGACCTGGGGTGGCTACAACTACGAAGACGCCATTATCCTGAGCCAGCGCATCGTCAAAGAGGACATCTTCTCCTCGATCCACATCGAGAAGTACGAAGTCGAGGCGCGCGACACCAAGCTGGGGCCCGAGGAGATTACGCGGGACATCCCGAACGTTTCCGAGGACAGCCTGAAGGATCTGGACGAATACGGCATCATCCGCATCGGCGCGGACGTTGGGCCCGAGGACATCCTCGTGGGCAAGGTCGCGCCCAAATCGCAGGGTGAACAGAGCGCTGAAGAACGCCTGATCATCGCCATTTTCGGCAAGAAGGCCGAGGAGACTCGCGACGTGAGCCTCCGCGTGCCCCACGGCGAAAAGGGCAAGATCATCGACGTGAAAGTCTTCAGCCGCTTCAAGTACGAGTGCGAGCGCTGCAAAGCGATCTTCGATTACAGCAAGAAGCCGGATCGTCTCCTGTGCGACCGTTGCGGCGGCGACCTGGAGCGCCTCCCGGGCGACGAACTGCCCGCCGGAGTCAATCAGTTGGTGCGGGTCTACATCGCCCAGAAGCGCAAGATCATGGAAGGCGACAAAATGGCAGGGCGCCACGGTAACAAGGGCGTCATCTCGCGGATCTGTCCGATCGAGGAAATGCCGTTCATGCCGGACGGAACGCCGGTGGACATCGTCCTGAACCCGTTGGGCGTCCCGAGCCGAATGAACATCGGCCAGGTGATGGAAACGCATCTGGGCCTGGTTGGCCGCGTGCTTGGCAAGACTTACGACGAGCATATCTTCCGCGGCGACAAGGAACACGAGATCCTCGACGAGATCCGGACTCTGGTCGATCACTTCCGTAATCGCCGGTTGCGCGAATACGCGAACGACGAACTGAGCCTGAACATCGCCGCGGACGAGACCACTCCTGTAGCGGAGGTTCTCTCGCAGATTCTGGAAGCGCTTAAGGGCCTGTCGCCGGAAGACAGCGATGCCCTCGCCACACAACTCGGCGTGGGCGGCAGGATCCCGTCGGGCGACCTGGTGGAGAAGACGGCGGACGGCACTATCATCCGCCTTTCCCCGTCCATCGTCACGGACCTGGAGACACCGATTACGGCCGAGGACATTCTGGCGCGCATCAAGGCAAACGTCTATGAGCGCGTGGGCCTCAATCCGGACACCGGCAAGTGCCAGTTGATCAGCGGTCAAACCGGTGAGCCGTACGAATGCGAGACGATGGTTGGTCAAATCTATATGCTGAAACTGCTCCACCTGGTGGAAGACAAGATCCACGCGCGGAGCACCGGACCGTACAGCCTCGTGACCCAGCAACCGTTGGGTGGCAAGGCACAGTTCGGCGGTCAGCGCTTCGGCGAGATGGAAGTATGGGCTTTGGAAGCGTATGGCGCTGCCTACACGCTCCAGGAGATACTCACCATCAAATCCGACGACGTGCTGGGGCGCGTGAAAACATACGAGAGCATCGTCAAGGGCGATCAGATCATGGAGCCGGGCGTTCCGGAGTCGTTCAAGATCCTGGTGAACGAACTCCAGAGCCTGTGCCTCAAGGTCACCGTGGAAGACGCGGCGGACCGCGAAATCGACCTTCGGCTGCAGGAAGACGAGCAGTTGGAGGCGGCGGAACGCGCTGGCGCGCCAAGGTTGGCCCAGTCCCGATATGGCGGCGATCTGTAG
- a CDS encoding DUF4388 domain-containing protein yields MSDVTLLELLQLMSWGRKTGVATVFWRGTSGRIYVQEGHVVHATFAGETGEPAAHRLLAREGGSFTWESGPAACPTTITSSTTNLLLEATRLMDEGSDASSAPERSSPAQARHLSVAGFFYMPK; encoded by the coding sequence TTGTCGGACGTTACGCTTCTCGAACTGCTGCAGTTGATGAGCTGGGGGCGGAAAACGGGTGTGGCAACCGTGTTCTGGCGTGGAACCAGCGGGCGCATCTACGTGCAGGAAGGGCACGTCGTGCACGCTACGTTTGCAGGTGAGACCGGAGAGCCGGCCGCCCACAGGCTCCTCGCTCGGGAGGGGGGCAGTTTTACGTGGGAGTCCGGCCCGGCCGCATGCCCGACAACCATTACGTCGAGCACAACGAATCTGCTCCTGGAAGCAACCCGCCTGATGGATGAAGGCTCCGACGCCTCAAGCGCCCCCGAACGCAGCTCGCCTGCCCAGGCGCGCCACCTCTCCGTTGCGGGGTTCTTTTACATGCCCAAGTAG
- a CDS encoding roadblock/LC7 domain-containing protein, protein MMVAEPVGEFEGTVDRVTQRLRRLRHGLPEILAVFVLTADGLPVSAVARIGVDEELVAASAAALLGLARKVARTLRQGRLNQMVIQGATHDFIIAGGPGDAVMAAVLDKGATLGLVAVDVQRAAEEVLSLV, encoded by the coding sequence ATGATGGTTGCTGAGCCGGTTGGCGAGTTTGAGGGCACAGTTGACCGCGTTACTCAACGGTTGCGCAGGCTGCGCCACGGATTGCCGGAAATTCTGGCGGTATTCGTGCTTACGGCGGACGGGTTGCCCGTTAGCGCCGTCGCCCGGATCGGCGTGGACGAAGAACTTGTGGCGGCATCCGCCGCGGCGTTGCTGGGCCTTGCCCGAAAAGTGGCCAGGACTCTGCGCCAGGGCCGCCTGAATCAGATGGTGATCCAGGGCGCCACGCACGATTTTATCATCGCCGGCGGGCCGGGAGATGCGGTTATGGCGGCGGTGCTGGATAAGGGCGCAACGCTTGGCCTCGTTGCCGTGGATGTACAGCGCGCCGCGGAGGAAGTCTTGAGCCTGGTGTGA
- the amrS gene encoding AmmeMemoRadiSam system radical SAM enzyme gives MSPVKKPSAWKHYQPKGNEPGPIEAVLWERIEANRVRCDLCAFRCIISPGHVGVCSVRHNVDGALYALNYLKATAFHVDPMEKKPLYHFHPGSPILSIAAPGCNFHCRFCQNSDVSQMPVEYDRIEGQPLAPEWIVDQAIERGCRSIAYTYTEPTIYAEYAMAIGAIAKDRGLTNVWVTNGYLTEEGMDLVGPYIDAANVDLKGMDDKFTLKVCGARHQPVLDTIRRMHERGIWVEVSSVVIPGHNDDDEHIRQAAEFLAGVSRDIPWHLTAFHPDYHMMDVPSTPPDSLLRAVEIGRDAGLRYVYTGNTFGWESENTRCPDCGETVIRRSGFSIRDWGLNEGRCGKCGFAVAGVGLGTPPHIPQKSAGLRMPKPATLCG, from the coding sequence ATGTCACCAGTAAAGAAACCATCAGCCTGGAAGCACTATCAGCCGAAGGGCAACGAGCCCGGCCCGATCGAGGCCGTGCTCTGGGAGCGCATCGAAGCCAACCGCGTCCGGTGCGACCTCTGTGCATTCCGCTGCATCATCAGCCCCGGACACGTAGGCGTATGCAGCGTGCGCCACAACGTTGACGGCGCCCTGTATGCCCTGAACTACCTGAAGGCCACCGCGTTTCACGTCGATCCGATGGAGAAGAAGCCGCTCTACCACTTCCATCCGGGCTCCCCGATCCTGAGCATCGCCGCGCCGGGGTGCAACTTCCATTGCCGCTTCTGCCAGAACTCCGACGTGTCGCAGATGCCGGTCGAATACGACCGCATCGAAGGGCAGCCCCTGGCGCCTGAGTGGATCGTCGACCAGGCGATCGAGCGCGGGTGCAGGAGCATCGCCTACACCTACACCGAACCGACCATCTATGCGGAATATGCGATGGCGATCGGCGCTATCGCGAAGGATCGCGGGCTCACGAATGTGTGGGTGACCAACGGCTACCTCACCGAGGAGGGGATGGACCTTGTTGGACCCTACATCGACGCCGCCAATGTGGACCTGAAGGGCATGGACGACAAGTTTACGCTCAAGGTCTGCGGTGCGCGACACCAGCCGGTACTGGATACCATCCGCAGAATGCACGAGCGGGGAATCTGGGTCGAAGTGTCGTCCGTGGTCATCCCGGGCCACAACGATGACGACGAACATATCAGGCAGGCCGCCGAATTCCTCGCGGGCGTCAGCCGGGACATCCCGTGGCACCTGACGGCGTTCCACCCGGATTACCACATGATGGACGTGCCCTCAACCCCGCCGGACAGCCTCCTCCGCGCCGTCGAGATCGGCCGCGATGCGGGCCTGCGATACGTCTACACCGGCAACACCTTTGGCTGGGAATCCGAGAACACGCGTTGCCCGGATTGCGGTGAGACGGTAATCCGCCGGTCGGGTTTCTCGATCCGCGATTGGGGCCTGAACGAAGGCCGATGCGGTAAGTGCGGATTCGCCGTCGCAGGTGTGGGCCTCGGTACACCGCCGCACATCCCTCAGAAATCGGCAGGGCTCCGCATGCCCAAGCCCGCAACACTGTGCGGATAG
- a CDS encoding Rab family GTPase yields MATINYALKEISYKIVYYGCGMCGKTTNLQVIHSILPDTAKGNLVSLATQQDRTLFFDFLPVDLGTVNGLKARFQVYTTPGQSFYSATRKIVLRGADGVVFVADSQWDRMRENLASWQSLATDLAEHGMAIADMPTVIQYNKRDLPNTAPVDYLEKLLNPDGRQSFSSIASSGEGVVNTLKAISKGVLIRAT; encoded by the coding sequence ATGGCAACTATCAATTACGCGCTCAAGGAGATCAGCTACAAGATCGTCTACTACGGCTGCGGGATGTGCGGAAAGACAACGAACCTGCAGGTCATCCACAGCATTTTGCCCGATACGGCGAAAGGCAATCTGGTGTCCCTGGCAACGCAGCAGGACCGGACGCTGTTCTTCGATTTTCTGCCGGTAGACCTTGGCACGGTGAACGGCCTGAAGGCACGGTTTCAGGTGTACACAACGCCCGGACAGAGTTTTTACAGCGCCACGCGAAAGATCGTGCTGCGCGGCGCGGACGGGGTGGTGTTCGTTGCGGACTCGCAGTGGGATCGCATGCGCGAAAACCTCGCATCCTGGCAAAGCCTGGCAACGGACCTGGCTGAACACGGGATGGCAATCGCCGATATGCCGACGGTGATCCAGTACAATAAGCGAGACCTGCCGAATACCGCGCCGGTGGATTACCTGGAGAAACTGTTGAACCCGGATGGCCGGCAATCATTCTCCAGCATCGCCTCTTCCGGTGAAGGGGTTGTGAACACACTGAAGGCCATCAGTAAGGGAGTACTCATCCGGGCAACCTGA
- a CDS encoding roadblock/LC7 domain-containing protein, producing the protein MSFQDVVIGEQEFAAINDCLRGFLRESEAKCAILVDRDGQMLARQGFTQDLDTVSLAALTAGAIASTQEIARLLGEPEFTVLFHQGQREHIHFSLVGTRAIMMSVFDDRTTIGLIRLVASKAVGLLAAQMSAPHLPPLNIGGEVAGFVERMDSVMGVE; encoded by the coding sequence GTGAGTTTCCAGGATGTGGTGATCGGCGAGCAGGAGTTCGCTGCAATCAATGATTGTCTGCGTGGATTCCTGAGGGAGTCCGAGGCAAAATGCGCGATCCTCGTGGACCGCGATGGCCAGATGCTGGCGCGCCAGGGTTTTACACAAGACCTGGATACCGTTTCGCTCGCCGCGCTGACGGCCGGCGCCATCGCTTCCACGCAGGAGATTGCGCGACTGCTCGGGGAGCCCGAGTTCACGGTCCTCTTTCACCAGGGGCAGCGGGAGCATATTCACTTTTCGCTCGTGGGTACACGGGCAATCATGATGTCCGTGTTCGATGACCGCACGACCATCGGTCTTATCCGGCTGGTGGCCTCCAAGGCGGTCGGTCTTCTGGCGGCGCAAATGTCGGCGCCTCATCTTCCGCCGCTCAATATCGGCGGCGAAGTCGCCGGTTTCGTCGAACGAATGGACAGCGTCATGGGGGTGGAATGA